A portion of the Pseudomonas protegens CHA0 genome contains these proteins:
- the hpaB gene encoding 4-hydroxyphenylacetate 3-monooxygenase, oxygenase component yields MKPEDFRAATDRPLTGAEYLASLRDDREIYIYGDRVKDVTTHPAFRNSAASMARLYDALHDPATKEQLCWDTDTGNGGYTHKFFRSAKSPDELRQQRDAIADWSRLTYGWMGRSPDYKAAFGSALGANPEFYGRFADNARTWYKRIQEACLYLNHAIVNPPIDRDKPVDQVKDVFISVDEEVEGGIIVSGAKVVATNSALTHYNFVGQGSAQLLGDNTDFALMFIAPMNTRGMKLICRPSYELQAGMTGSPFDYPLSSRFDENDAILIMDKVFIPWENVLIYRDFERCRQWFPQGGFGRLFPMQGCTRLAVKLDFITGLLVKALQCTGSLEFRGVQAQVGEVVAWRNLFWSLTDAMHGNASEWMNGVYLPSTQALQAYRVLAPQAYTDIKKIIEQVVASGLIYLPSGSRDLKDPVLNQYLGTYCRGSGGMGHEERIKILKLLWDAIGTEFGGRHELYEINYAGSQDEIRMQCLRHAQASGSMKAMTDLVDKCLGDYDLDGWTVPHLSNPDDINMLDRIRQ; encoded by the coding sequence ATGAAACCTGAAGACTTTCGTGCCGCAACCGACCGCCCGCTGACCGGTGCCGAATACCTGGCCAGCCTGCGCGACGACCGTGAAATCTACATCTATGGCGACCGGGTCAAGGACGTCACCACCCACCCGGCCTTCCGCAACTCCGCGGCCTCCATGGCCCGCCTGTACGACGCCCTGCACGACCCGGCCACCAAGGAGCAACTGTGCTGGGACACCGACACCGGCAACGGCGGCTACACCCACAAGTTCTTCCGTTCGGCGAAAAGCCCCGATGAACTGCGCCAGCAGCGCGACGCCATCGCCGACTGGTCGCGCCTGACCTATGGATGGATGGGCCGCAGCCCCGACTACAAGGCCGCCTTCGGCAGCGCCCTGGGGGCCAACCCGGAGTTCTACGGGCGCTTCGCAGACAACGCCCGCACCTGGTACAAGCGCATCCAGGAAGCCTGCCTCTACCTCAACCACGCCATCGTCAACCCACCCATCGACCGCGACAAACCGGTGGATCAGGTCAAGGACGTGTTCATCTCGGTGGACGAGGAAGTCGAAGGCGGGATCATCGTCAGCGGCGCCAAGGTGGTGGCCACCAACTCGGCCCTGACCCACTACAACTTCGTCGGCCAGGGCTCGGCCCAGTTGCTGGGGGACAACACCGATTTCGCCCTGATGTTCATCGCACCGATGAACACCCGGGGCATGAAGCTGATCTGCCGCCCTTCCTATGAACTTCAGGCCGGCATGACCGGCTCGCCCTTCGACTACCCGTTGTCCAGCCGCTTCGACGAGAACGACGCGATCCTGATCATGGACAAGGTGTTCATCCCCTGGGAAAACGTGCTGATCTACCGCGATTTCGAGCGCTGCCGCCAATGGTTCCCCCAGGGCGGGTTCGGCCGCCTGTTCCCGATGCAGGGCTGTACCCGGCTGGCGGTCAAGCTCGACTTCATCACCGGGTTGCTGGTCAAGGCCCTGCAATGCACCGGTTCCCTGGAGTTCCGCGGGGTCCAGGCGCAGGTTGGCGAAGTGGTGGCCTGGCGCAACCTGTTCTGGTCCCTGACCGACGCCATGCATGGCAACGCCAGTGAATGGATGAACGGCGTCTACCTGCCCAGTACCCAGGCGCTGCAGGCTTACCGGGTGCTGGCGCCCCAGGCCTACACCGACATCAAGAAGATCATCGAGCAGGTGGTGGCCAGCGGCCTGATCTACCTGCCCTCCGGCTCCCGCGACCTCAAGGACCCGGTCCTCAACCAGTACCTCGGTACCTACTGCCGGGGCTCCGGGGGCATGGGCCACGAGGAGCGGATCAAGATCCTCAAGCTGCTGTGGGACGCCATCGGCACCGAATTCGGCGGCCGCCACGAGTTGTACGAGATCAACTACGCCGGCAGCCAGGACGAGATCCGCATGCAGTGCCTGCGCCACGCCCAGGCCAGCGGCTCGATGAAAGCCATGACCGACCTGGTGGACAAGTGCCTGGGGGACTACGACCTCGACGGCTGGACCGTGCCGCACCTGAGCAACCCGGATGACATCAACATGCTGGACCGCATCCGCCAATAG
- a CDS encoding pyridoxal phosphate-dependent aminotransferase, protein MRYSALTQRIAGEGSAAWDIHYRALALREQGRDVLLLTIGDPDFDTPRPVVQAAIDSLLAGDTHYSDVRGNLALRSCIARCHHQRTGQIVDAEHVVVLPGAQCAVFSVAQCLLGPGDEVLVAEPMYVTYEGVFGACGATVVPVPVRAEQGFRLDPQEVAARISPRTRAMLINSPNNPSGASLSLDDWQVLARLCMEHDLWLVSDEVYGDLLYEGQHLSPGGLPRMGGRTATINSLSKSHAMSGWRVGWVIAPPVLVGHLSNLALCMLYGLPDFIQNAAVVALTRELPELPQMREEYRQRRDLVCTLLGQCPGLRPVLPDGGMFVMVDVRRTGLGAQAFAERLLEGYGVSVLAGEAFGPSVVGHIRIALVLDRERLAEACRRIAQCTAQLLAL, encoded by the coding sequence ATGCGCTATTCAGCCCTGACCCAACGGATTGCCGGAGAAGGTTCCGCCGCCTGGGATATCCATTACCGAGCTTTGGCCTTGCGCGAGCAGGGGCGCGATGTGCTGTTGCTGACCATCGGCGATCCGGATTTCGACACCCCCCGGCCGGTGGTCCAGGCGGCCATCGACAGCCTGCTGGCCGGTGACACCCACTATTCGGACGTGCGCGGCAACCTGGCGTTGCGCAGTTGCATCGCCCGTTGCCACCACCAGCGCACCGGGCAGATCGTCGATGCCGAGCACGTGGTGGTGCTGCCGGGGGCGCAGTGTGCGGTGTTCTCCGTGGCCCAGTGCCTGCTGGGCCCTGGGGACGAGGTGCTGGTGGCCGAGCCCATGTACGTCACCTACGAAGGGGTGTTCGGTGCCTGTGGCGCCACCGTGGTGCCGGTGCCGGTACGGGCCGAGCAGGGCTTTCGCCTGGACCCGCAGGAAGTGGCGGCGCGCATCAGCCCGCGGACCCGGGCCATGCTCATCAACAGCCCCAACAACCCCTCCGGGGCCAGCCTGTCCCTTGATGACTGGCAGGTCCTGGCGCGGTTGTGCATGGAGCATGACCTGTGGCTGGTTTCCGACGAGGTCTACGGCGACCTGCTGTACGAAGGCCAGCACCTGAGCCCGGGCGGTCTACCGCGAATGGGTGGGCGCACCGCCACCATCAACAGCCTGTCCAAGTCCCATGCCATGAGCGGCTGGCGGGTGGGCTGGGTGATCGCTCCGCCGGTGCTGGTCGGGCACCTGAGCAATCTGGCCCTGTGCATGCTCTATGGCCTGCCGGACTTCATCCAGAATGCGGCAGTGGTGGCGCTGACCCGCGAACTGCCGGAACTGCCACAGATGCGCGAGGAGTACCGCCAGCGCCGCGACCTGGTGTGCACGCTGCTCGGGCAGTGCCCGGGCTTGCGGCCAGTGCTGCCCGATGGCGGCATGTTCGTCATGGTCGACGTACGCCGCACCGGGCTGGGCGCCCAGGCGTTCGCCGAGCGACTGCTGGAGGGTTATGGGGTTTCGGTGCTGGCGGGCGAAGCCTTCGGCCCCAGCGTGGTCGGGCACATCCGCATTGCCCTGGTGCTGGACCGCGAACGGCTGGCCGAAGCCTGCCGCCGCATCGCCCAGTGCACCGCGCAACTCCTGGCCCTGTAG
- a CDS encoding methyl-accepting chemotaxis protein, with product MQASLRRTIEQIAGSATQLASASEELSAVTEEASRGLQQQNNEIEQAATAVNEMTAAVEEVARNAVSTSEASRQSTQAAREGRDRVVETVDAIQTMTHDVQSTSVMIEGLATQGRDIGKVLDVIRAIAEQTNLLALNAAIEAARAGEAGRGFAVVADEVRALAHRTAQSTQEIEKMVAGIQNGTGDAVESMQQSNQRTQSTLELARAAGVALEQIAESINQINERNLVIASASEEQAQVSREVDRNLVNIRDLATQSAAGANQTSAASHELSRLAVDLNALVARFVI from the coding sequence ATGCAGGCCAGCCTGCGCCGCACCATCGAGCAGATCGCCGGCTCGGCGACCCAGCTGGCCTCGGCCTCGGAAGAACTCAGCGCGGTCACTGAAGAGGCTTCCCGCGGCTTGCAGCAGCAGAACAACGAGATCGAACAGGCGGCCACCGCGGTCAACGAAATGACCGCCGCGGTGGAGGAGGTGGCGCGCAACGCGGTGTCCACTTCCGAGGCTTCCCGGCAGTCGACCCAGGCCGCTCGCGAAGGTCGCGACCGGGTGGTGGAAACCGTGGACGCGATCCAGACCATGACCCACGATGTGCAGAGCACCTCGGTGATGATCGAAGGCCTGGCGACCCAGGGCCGGGATATCGGCAAGGTGCTGGACGTGATCCGCGCCATCGCCGAGCAGACCAACCTGCTGGCCCTCAACGCGGCCATCGAGGCGGCCCGTGCCGGCGAGGCCGGGCGCGGCTTTGCGGTGGTGGCCGATGAGGTGCGGGCCCTGGCCCATCGGACCGCCCAGTCGACCCAGGAAATCGAGAAGATGGTGGCCGGCATCCAGAACGGCACGGGCGACGCGGTGGAGTCGATGCAGCAGAGCAACCAGCGTACCCAGAGCACCCTGGAACTGGCCCGCGCCGCGGGTGTGGCCCTGGAGCAGATTGCCGAATCCATCAACCAGATCAACGAGCGCAACCTGGTGATCGCCAGCGCCTCGGAAGAGCAGGCGCAGGTGTCCCGCGAGGTGGACCGCAACCTGGTGAACATCCGCGACCTGGCCACCCAGTCGGCGGCCGGAGCCAACCAGACCAGCGCCGCCAGCCATGAGCTGTCGCGCCTGGCGGTGGACCTGAACGCTCTGGTGGCGCGTTTTGTGATCTAA
- the hpaC gene encoding 4-hydroxyphenylacetate 3-monooxygenase, reductase component: protein MSVLDPKQLAFRNAMAHMTAAVNVITSNGPAGRCGITATAVCSVTDSPPTLMVCVNRNSALNPVFKGNGRLCVNVLSGEHEEVARHFAGMTGVAMDQRFGLHPWRDGLQALPVLEGALASLQGRITEVQEIGTHSVMLVELDEIGVLEHGDSLVYFSRCFHRLAHPCRAA, encoded by the coding sequence ATGTCTGTACTCGATCCCAAGCAACTCGCCTTTCGCAACGCCATGGCGCACATGACCGCAGCGGTCAACGTCATCACCAGCAACGGCCCCGCCGGCCGCTGCGGCATCACCGCCACGGCGGTCTGCTCGGTCACCGACAGCCCGCCGACACTGATGGTCTGCGTCAACCGCAACAGCGCCCTGAACCCGGTGTTCAAGGGCAACGGGCGGTTGTGCGTCAACGTCCTCAGCGGCGAACACGAAGAAGTGGCCCGGCACTTTGCCGGCATGACCGGCGTGGCCATGGACCAGCGCTTCGGCCTGCACCCCTGGCGCGACGGCCTGCAGGCCCTGCCGGTGCTGGAGGGCGCCCTGGCCAGCCTGCAGGGGCGCATCACCGAGGTCCAGGAAATCGGCACACACTCGGTAATGCTGGTGGAACTGGATGAAATCGGCGTGCTGGAGCACGGCGACTCACTGGTGTACTTCAGCCGTTGCTTCCATCGCCTGGCCCACCCTTGCCGGGCGGCCTGA